In Juglans microcarpa x Juglans regia isolate MS1-56 chromosome 4S, Jm3101_v1.0, whole genome shotgun sequence, a single window of DNA contains:
- the LOC121263367 gene encoding LOW QUALITY PROTEIN: gibberellin 2-beta-dioxygenase 2-like (The sequence of the model RefSeq protein was modified relative to this genomic sequence to represent the inferred CDS: inserted 1 base in 1 codon), translated as MVVPSPTPTRTKKTKAVGIPTIDLSDLNRSTLSEQLVKACEEFGFFKLINHGVSKEIIAKLEEEGAGFFAKATTEKQRAGPASPFGYGCKNIGRNGDMGELEYLLLHTSPLSISERSTAISNDPTKFCCAVNNYVGAIKDIACEILDLVAEGLWVQDKCVFSRLIRDVQSDSLLRINHYPGVNDIDDWDPSPKLHQCKGNRIGFGEHSDPQILTILRSNDVXGLQIALQDGLWIPVPPDPNEFFVFVGDALQALTNGRLMSVRHRALSNNSMKPRMSMMYFGAPPLNAWISPLSELVSPQKPNLYKPFTWEEYKKAAYSLRLGDTRLDLFKICTHHDEIINSLIN; from the exons atggTGGTGCCTTCTCCGACCCCAACAAGAACCAAGAAAACAAAGGCAGTAGGGATACCGACCATTGATCTTTCTGATCTGAATAGGTCAACGTTGTCGGAGCAACTCGTGAAAGCTTGCGAAGAATTCGGTTTCTTCAAATTGATTAACCATGGTGTTTCGAAGGAGATAATTGCAAAGTTGGAAGAGGAAGGGGCTGGTTTTTTTGCCAAAGCCACCACTGAGAAGCAACGAGCTGGGCCAGCTAGTCCCTTTGGTTATGGGTGCAAAAACATTGGCCGCAATGGTGATATGGGTGAGCTGGAATACCTTCTCCTTCACACCAGTCCTCTCTCCATTTCCGAAAGATCCACAGCTATCTCCAATGACCCAACAAAGTTCTG TTGTGCTGTGAATAATTACGTGGGAGCAATCAAAGACATAGCGTGTGAGATTCTTGATCTAGTGGCTGAGGGGCTGTGGGTCCAGGACAAGTGCGTCTTCAGTAGGCTCATCAGAGACGTCCAGAGTGACTCACTGCTCAGGATCAATCACTATCCTGGTGTGAACGACATCGATGATTGGGACCCATCTCCCAAACTTCATCAGTGCAAAGGCAATCGGATCGGATTTGGGGAACATTCTGACCCTCAGATCTTGACCATCCTGCGATCCAATGATG GGGGCCTCCAAATAGCTCTGCAAGATGGATTGTGGATCCCAGTCCCTCCTGACCCCAATGAATTCTTTGTGTTCGTTGGAGATGCCTTACAG gCTTTGACAAATGGGAGGCTTATGAGCGTGAGACATAGAGCATTGTCAAACAACTCGATGAAGCCAAGAATGTCAATGATGTATTTTGGGGCTCCACCGCTCAATGCATGGATCTCTCCTCTATCAGAGTTGGTGTCACCACAGAAACCAAATCTCTATAAGCCCTTCACTTGGGAGGAATACAAGAAAGCTGCATACTCTCTCCGATTGGGAGATACCCGTCTTGACCTCTTCAAGATTTGTACTCACCATGATGAAATAATTAACTCATTGATCAATTGA